GTAAACTTCCGCTCCGATGCAGCTGCCCGGGGCGAGCTATCCGCGTTGGCGTTGAAGCGTCTGAGAACACTAGCAGATGCTCAAAGCGGTCGGAGCCGATAACCTGAGCGATCGCTGAAGTGTTTCAAACGTCGAGCGGCGCCACGGCTGCGATGGCGGCAGTGTAATTGACTCAGACGGTAAGAGTCTTGCCGAACTCCTTGATTTCGTCGGAGTCCATGCGGTAGGTTTCGGGCAGCTCATTGATAATGTCGGCAAAATTGCCAGCCCACGCATCAAATTGGCCTCCTGCGGACAGAGGCATTTGCTTGGTTCTGGTCAACGTGGGCGTCGCTTACTATGTAGCAACGTAGAAGTGGCTTTCGGACGGTTAGAGCGTGGCATAACGACAGACTGAAATGCGGGCCCAGTGCAACATGGTCACGAGAAAATATCGGAACCCTGCTCCCAGGTAGCAAATGGCAGCGAGCAACATCTCGGAATATAAATTCTAAGCGGCTCGCGGGCCTGCACTCGCTACGCGAAGAAGGCGCTGACGGCCTGGCCTTTGACTAGTTCGCGAGGTTGGTTCAGGTGGTTGTAGACCATTGTTTCGGGATCGATGCCGAATGAATGGTAGATGGTGGCGAGTAGCTCCTGCGGATGAACGGGATCTTCCAGCGGCGCTGACGCGGTTTTGTCTGACTTGCCATGCACGTTTCCTCGCTTCACGCCTGCTCCGGCGATGATGCCGGTATAGCAGTACGGCCAGTGATCACGTCCATCGTCGCTGTTGCCGTTACCGCTGGTACTGACGCCTCGCTGCGGACTACGACCGAATTCGCCCACGACGACAACCAGCGTTTCTTTCAGCATTCCGCGTTCGTCAAGGTCGGCAATGAGACCGGAGACTGCACCGTCCAGCATTGGGGCGGACTGAGTTTTCATGCGTTTGGTGAGTCCCGTGTGGTGGTCCCAGGAATGGTTGTCAGAGTTCGCGACCTTAGGCCAGATCACTTCAACGACTCGGGTGCCTGCTTCGACAAGGCGGCGAGCCAGCAGGCAGGAATCTCCAAAAGTGTTGCGGCCGTATCGTTCGCGGGTCGTGTGGCTTTCGGCGGCGAGATCGAATGATTCGCGAGCTCGACCGGACACGATCAGATCGAGTGCCTGTTCGTAGTATTGATTCAGATTCAGGTCTTTCACGGCGTTGTCGATCTTCGGCATGCCCGCGTTGATCGTGTTACGCAGTTTGGCTCGACGATTTAATCGCACAGAAAAGACTTCCGGCCGTAGCTTCAGGTCGTCAATTTTGATCCGCGTCATCTTCGACATGTCCATGTCGTCGCCGGACGGATACAGCTGGTACGGATCGTAGGCTTTGCCCAAAAATCCGGCGGTTCCCCCTTTGCCGATGACACTGCTTTCCTGCAGCGGACGAGGCAACATAACGAACGGAAGCATCGGTTCATCCACCGGACGAAGTCGTACGATGTTAGAACCGAAGTTCGGGAAGTCTTTCGGGCTGGGAGGTTCGAGCTGTCCGGACGGACTGACCTTATCCGTGGTATAGCCGGTCATCATCTGATAGATGGCGGCCGTGTGATTAAACAGGCCGTTGGGCGTATAGCTCATGGAACGGATCATCGTGAATTTGTCGTTGATCTGAGCGAGCTTCGGCAGGTTTTCGGTGAACTGAACTCCTGGCAACTTTGTCGAAATGTTGCTGAAGACACTCTTCACATTTTCCGGCACGTTTTCCTTGGGATCCCACAGATCCAGATGTGACGGCCCACCCTGCAAATAGCACATGATGATGCTCTTGGCTTTGCCCCAGCCGGGACCGCCGGCAATGTCGCTTTTGTTGGCCGCCGTGGCTGACTTAAGTTGCAACATGTTGGCCAGAGAAAGCCCCAGCATGCTGGACCCGCCAACTCGCAGTACGTCTCGCCGCGTGCGGCCGAGGTTACTGTCACAAACGTCTTTTCCAGCTTCGCCTTTGATGTGCAGCATGAATTTGTTCCTTGTGAGGGCTGTTAATGGGGAGATGAATTATTTCAAAACGGCTGTCAGCTTTCAGCGGTCAGCTTCTAGCTTTTTGATTAAGGCGGTCAGCATGCGTTTGATTTCGATCACTTGTGAGTTTGACGCGGCGTCAATCTGTGTGTCAATGTAGCCGAGATCACGAGCAACCAGAATATGGTATTCGACTTCACTGGCGGAACCGGCTGCCATTTGTAGAAAACGCCCGAAATCGGCATCACTGCCTCGACCGCAGCCTTCTGCGATGTTGGCCGTGATCGACGCCGCCGACCGGCGCAACTGACTGGCAGGCCCAAACCGTTCATCTGTGGGAAAGTTCTTCGTTGCTTTGTAAACACTAAGCTTGAACTCGTGAGCCTTCCTCCAGACAACTAAATCATGAAACGACTTTTTCGCGGAAACCTTCAGGCTAACTGCTGAAAGCTGACTGCTGACAGCTCCCTTCTAATGATTAAACAAAAACGCGGGGCTGTTGATTAGTGCCCACGCGAGATCCTGCGTGGCCGTTAGTCGTTTGGCTTCGAGTTGCTTCTTGCTGAATTCAACATCGGCTCGCAGGCGGACCAGCTTGCCGTCTTCAGTGATTTCCTGACTGACGAAGCCAAGTCTTTCCTTACGTTCAGTGACACCCGGATCCTCCGGCAGTGGCTTCTTCGCTTCATTCAACGCGGCTCTTTTGGCGGCCAGCGTCGCGTCGGATTTGCCGAACCACGCGACGGCGGTGGCGTTCTGAGCATCGGTGCGTTGGTCTGCGGGGACGCTCGCGATTGCTTTTAGCGATTCCGGCAGGCTGAGTCCTGGCTTGGCTTTCTGCGTGGCAGAGATCCTGAACCTGCCCAGCAGGTGTTCCTTGGCGGTGTGATTTTGATGAATGATGAACTTCAAAATGGTACCGCCATCACCGCCCACTGGTTGCTTCGTTTCGAACGTCGCCCAGTGAGTCACTCCGCCCGCGTTGGCGACCGCCCATGCGTTTTGATTGCCCGTGTTTCCGTCAATTGCCAACGCAATGTTGAAGCCACCTTGCAGGAAGTCTGCCTGCGCGTTTGCCAGGTCAACTTTTGCGAACTCGGCCGGCTTCGCTGCGGCTGCGGCCTGAACGTCGAATTCTGTCACCACAAAATTGCCGTTCGCGGGCAGGCCCGGGCCGTTGCCTTCCAGCGACGTATCCTGCAATGCTTCGATACGGAAGGCGGTGATGTCTTTCAACGATGTCTTCACGGTAATTGTGTAGGCACCCTTGTCGGCTTTGCCGGTCGCCTTGATCGAACGATCACTCAGGCGTTCCAGTGAAACGCCTTTGGGAGCAGTCAGTGTGTCTGACTCCAGCAGAAACCATTCGGCATCCGAATTGTGTTTGGCAAGATACTCGCTCGCATGCTTTGTGGTCTCAGCGTTGTACTTATCAAAGTCGGCTTGAGCCGCTGCCTGTTTCTCTGCGCGAGCTTTCTCTTCTTCCGCTCGACGCGGGGCGATTTCTTTTTCGAAGGAGGCCAATTCGCTTTTGGCTTCGGCGATCGCCTTCTCGCGACTCGCTTCCAGCTTCGGTCGTTCTTCCTTCCACCATTCTTCTCGTTCGGTCAGCATCTTTGTGAGTTGCTGATGGTCGCTTTCGATCTGACCGACGGACGCCAGCGTGGCGTCGATTTCCACGTCTGTGGCGGGCCGGTTGAGGATTCGAATGAATAGTTCATCGATCAGCGCCCGATCGTCGCCGATTTTTTTTGCAAGTTTTGCGAGTTCACTGTTCGGGTCGTCAAGAGCGGTGCCAACGGTGGGGCCACCGATGAGTGCCATAATCGGTCCCAGTTGCAGATCGGCTGATCGCTCACATTCGCACGCACTTTCGCGGACAGGGCGCCCCAGATTGTCCAGAAAGCCGTCTGGCAGTTTGACGCCAGCATCCGGAATCGCGGCCGCTCGCGTGCCGCTGGGAACGCCAGGGATGTTCGAAGTGGTTCCGACCACTCGATGGATCGCATCATACAACACTTCCGCAGGAAGGCGGCGAGCGATCGCGTGAGAGTAGTTCTGTGTGTCGTCCTCATTCCACTGGTTGGTTTCCAGCGACAACTGATACGTGCGTGATTTGCAGATGAGGTGCAGCATATGGCGGACATTGAATTCGCTCTTCACGAACTCGGCCGTCAGGTAGTCCAGTAATTCGGGGTTGGTGGCCGGGTTGCCGGCGCGAAGGTCGTCGATTGGTTCACGAATGCCGACGCCCAGCATGTAGCCCCATAGCCGATTTACGTAGCTTTTTGCGAAGTAGTGATTGTCTGGCGATGTGATCCAGGCCGCGAGTTGCTGGCGGCGATTGGCTTCCTTTGGACAGTCGTAGTCGCAGTCGAACGGGAACTCCGGCGGCGCCACAGAACCCGTGCGGTCGTGAGTGATCTCGCCATCCTTCTTTTCGAAGACGACTTCGTAAAACGGCTTGGCACCTTCCACCGCCGTGCCGCCGATCTTGCGTTTTCCGCTCGCGGGATCTGCCTTCAGGCCGACTCGAGCGAAGTACGCGGCCGTTTCGTAGTATTGATCCTGCGTCCACTTTTCGAAGGGATGATCGTGGCACTTGTTGCAGTTGAACCGCACACCCAGGAACAGGTGAGTCGTGTTCTCCATGATGTCGACTGGTTCACGCAGGATCTTGTAATAGGACGCCGCCGGGTTGTCTTTGTTCGACCCGTCCGCTGTGATCACCTGTTGTACAAATTTATCGTAGGGCGTGTTCGCGGCCACTTCGGTTCGAATCCAGTCGCGGAACGCCTGGGAACCTTCCGGCCCCAGAAACTTACGATTCACCTGCAGCAGGTCGGCCCACTTGTTTGTCCAGTATTCCACGAAGTCTTCATTGCCGATCAATTGGTCGACCACGGCCGCTCGCTTAACCTTCGTTTCTGATTCGTCTGCCAGAAACGCTCGTACCTGTTCGGCGGTTGGTGGTAGACCGGTTAAGTCCAAATGCACGCGCCGCAGATACTCCGTGTCGCTGCACAAACCGGATGGTTGAATTTTCATGCGCTGCCATTTGTCGGCAACGAGTTTGTCGATTTCACTCCATGATTCGGGCTCCTTCCATTCAAAGCCGTCGCGGTCACCCATCACCGTCAGCGTTGTTGCGGTGTAGGCACCTTCGTACCGTGCCAGGATAGGAGCCTCGCCGCGGCGGATGGCAGTCATCAGTCCCCAGCGGTTTGTGACGGCGACTTCTGTGTTGCCGCTGTCAATGTAGGCTTCGCGTGTGACGTCTTTGGTGCTGCCGTCGGCATACGTGGCGACGATGCGAATTTGCTGAGGCGAACCGATTTTCTGAATGACGGGGTTTTGAGGCAGAATGGAAATGCTGGCGACTTTCGGCGTCGACAGATCAAGCTTCGCTCCGTTGGCCACCCAGTTGCGGACGACTTCGTAATAATTACTGCTTGGCTTGAACAACTGACCGCCTTCATGAGGCACAGCGCCGGACGCCTTCATTAGCATCAGGCTGTTGGCGGGTGAGGCCACATTGGTTCGGCGAGCCGCAAGGTCGTCCGTGAAGGCTCGAATGTCGTAGATCGGGTCGTACCCACGCAACGACAGTTTGAAGCCGTTTTTGCCTTTTTGCGAACCGTGACACGTGCCCTGGTTACAGCCGACTCGCGACAGAATGGGATTCACGTGCGTTCGGAAGTCTGCCACAAACGGCTGGCCAACTCCGGAAACCGTCATCGGCACTTCTACGCTGACGGCGCCGACTTTGACAACCAGCTTTGCAGTGCCGTCCGTTTTGGGTTTCACGAAACCGGACGGCGTGATGTCGACGATAGCCCCGTCGTGCTGCAGTTCGGCGATTCGAGTCACGTCAATCGTGTCGCCGGAATCGAGCGTGCCGGAGATCAATAGCTGCGTGTAATCAAACGCATTGTTCAGGCTGACAGACGATGGCTGAATCGTTAGAGCGGTGACGGCCGTTCCTTCGGGAAGAGTTTCCTTGCCCGCCAGAGGGGAATCGGCCCACGTCAGATCGTTTGTCGCCACAGGCTGACTTTGTTCGCTGCTTTGGCTAACCGGCGCGGCGGCGAATGTTGTGATGGGTTGACCGGTTTCGGTGTCGATAATTCGGACCGTGCCGTCACCGCCGGCCACGGCTACCTGGCGGCTGTTCGGGTGAAACGCGACGGCGTACAGCGGGCTATCGTCGATTTTTACGTTGGCAATTTGCTTGATGTCTTTCGATCGATAGTCGTCCAGTTTCTTCTTTTCCTCCGGCGTTCGGCTGCGGACAAGTTTGGCACTGATCGCTTTCAGATCATCAGGCAGCTTGGTGTCGAATTCGTAACTGGACACCGACAGTTCACCTTTGCCGTCGAGTGAGCTGACAGCGGCGATGCGTTTGCCGTCCGGACTGACGGCGACTCCGAAGACGCGGCCGGTCATCGGTTGAAGGCTTTTGATCAGATTGGAATCGTCGCCGATTTTGCGAGCCGTGATGCGAAACACGCGGTACACCTTCGGCACACCGTCCGATCCGCCGACTACGATTTCGTCTCTTTCGGGATGACGGGCGATACTGTTGATGCCGCCTTTCAATGCACCCGGAGTGATGGACGTGACGTTGTCGATAAATCGGTTTGTTTCCACTTCCGTTAGCTTCACCGTCATGTCGCGAGACACCGACAGTACATGCGGGCTTTCGTTTTCGACGGTGAAGACGGTGTCTCGAACCCAATCGCTATGAGCTCCCTGATACAGGACCTGCTCACCGGTTTTGGCGTCGATGGCTCGCACCGTGTTATCGGAGCAACCAAACGCAATCAGCTTGCCGTCCGGCGACCAACTTGCGCCGTAGACTGTGTCGAACGTCACGCTGTGTGACAAAGTAAGTTCGCGATTCTTAACGTCCCACACCTGGATTTCGCCCATGCGCCCAGGCTGTCCGCCCGTCACTGCCAGTCGCTGGCCGTCTGGCGAGAAACGTACGGACTCGATACGTTCGGAAAGCCCAATCAGGCGATCGGCCAATCCGGAACCGTCGACGTTGTGCAGCAGTACTTCGTTGAATCCGGCCACAGCCAGAAGCTTGCCGTCGGGTGCAAAGTCAATCGATGTGACAACCGGCGGCAGCGAATACGTAGGCGGATTGTCGCGACTGTATTCTATTTTTGTCGAAGGCGGTGTGTCGTCTTTCGCGCCTTCGGCAATCCACTTGCGAATAAGCTCAACTTCAACGTCGGCCAGAGGCTTGCCTTTGGGCGGCATAGCGGCCTTGCCGTTTTCGGGCGTGATCTGAGTGATCAGATAGCTTTCGTCCGGCTTACCGGGCACGATCGCGCTGTCGCCGCTCTCACCCCCGCCGATCAGCCTGGCGAAGTCTGTCATCACGTAATCGCCCTTCGCCTTGGCGGGCTGGTGACAACCCTGGCAATGAGCCTGCAGGATTGGTTTCACCTGCTTGTGAAAACTTACCGAAGCTGCTTCAGTCGGCTGTTCGTCAGCAACAACTGAGGCGGCGGCCAAAGTCAGGATGATGGCACTCAGTTGGCCAGCGTAGACAAGGTTCCGAAGGCAATTCATATGCGGCAGTCTTGCGTCTATTTGGGTTAGCGATCGCAATGACCAACGAAGAACGTGGAACATCGCGTTTCCGGTCGGGGGCTCCTGCCGCATCTGCAATTGGGGGGATTCGGTCGTGCAGCTTTGGCGGGAACCTCGGGTGGGAGGGAGCGAACAGGTCACACCGTGTGCTGTCAAGGTACCATTGCGGAATTAGGGAAGCAAGGTGCTGTTCATTGTTTGGAGCGAAATGTGCCGCAGGAAAATCGGCCGAAACAGGCAGTTTCGGCCGGTTATCTTCGAGCTTTCTGTCGCTGATGGCTCACGCGTGTGACTGATTGTCACAACGCCGTTTTAAGTTGTGACGGTTGGTTAAAAGCACTTGCCGTTCTCCGAATTCGACAAGATTCGAAGTCGACTCTGACGGGAACTGTTCGCGACGCGAGACATCGCGTGACGATCTGCATAGCGGTGGACGGATAATTGCTGCCCGACGGAACGAACAACCGGCGATCGCCCGTAGTCAATGGACTGATACGATGATCACGCGTGTATTAACAATTGTTGTGGCAGTCAGCCTGAATTCGATAAGTGGTGCAACGGTCACCGAAGCCGCCGATGCGTGTGGAGATGTCTGCGGCGAAGGTTGTACAACCTCCGGGTGCGTTGGCGACACGTTCAATGCAATTGATTGGCTACATGGCGAGCGTTCGCTGTTTGATGGCATCAACAAAAAAGATGAAAACGGCTGGTCGTATTCTGTCGGCGCACAATTGCGTCATCGCTACATGGATGAATCTGACCGCTTACGTCCCGGCGGGCCTGGCGATTCGACATACCACCTGTGGCGATTTACTCCCAACCTGAAAGTCAGCTACGGTGATACGTTCGAAACGTTCGTTGAAGCCATTGATGCGTCTGCCTTCGGCTACGATGCTCCGCTGTCACCGCTCGGCATCGACGAAAATCGAGCTGACCTCCTGCAGGCTTATGTGGACCTGAAAATTGCAGATATCGAAGGCGGCGGAAGTGTGAAGTACCGCTACGGCCGTCAGTTGCTGAAGTACGGTTCTCAGCACCTGCTGTCGCCGTTGGCTTGGTCGAATACGTTTCGCAACTTCGAAGGGCACAAGGTGATGTACTCAGGCAGCGACTGGAACGTAGACGGCTTTCATCTTAATAGCGTCAACAACGCTGCAGGCGGGATTGCTCGGCCAACCAGCTTTGATCACGCCGATCAAAGCCGCACAATCAGCGGCGTGTATTCCACGTACAAAGGCATGGAAAACCAGACACTCGACCTGTATTGGCTGTGGTTTCAGGAAGACGAACGAGTCGCGAATCGCATGGGCGGCGATCGCCACACGATAGGGGCTCGACTGGCAGGGAACCAAGCCGTCAAAGAGTGTGACCAGGTTGTGGGCACATGGAACTGGGATTTCGAAGGTGCCTGGCAGTTTGGCAAAGACGATTTTTTGACCGGAGCTAATCAAGACGTCAATGCGGGCTTCTTTTCCGCTATGTCAGGCTATACGTTCAATCAGGCGACATGGTCGCCGACCATCAGCGGTCTCTTTTACTGGGGATCGGGCGACAGCGATCCGGCCGATGGCGAAATCAACACGTTCTATTCTTTGTACCCGCTCGGGCATGCCTACTGGGGCATCATCGATAACTTCTCAGGCCAGAACCTGTTGGACTTCGGCATCACCGCAAGTGTGAAGCCATCTGAAAAGCTTACGCTGTTAGCCGCGTGG
This DNA window, taken from Fuerstiella marisgermanici, encodes the following:
- a CDS encoding DUF1549 domain-containing protein translates to MNCLRNLVYAGQLSAIILTLAAASVVADEQPTEAASVSFHKQVKPILQAHCQGCHQPAKAKGDYVMTDFARLIGGGESGDSAIVPGKPDESYLITQITPENGKAAMPPKGKPLADVEVELIRKWIAEGAKDDTPPSTKIEYSRDNPPTYSLPPVVTSIDFAPDGKLLAVAGFNEVLLHNVDGSGLADRLIGLSERIESVRFSPDGQRLAVTGGQPGRMGEIQVWDVKNRELTLSHSVTFDTVYGASWSPDGKLIAFGCSDNTVRAIDAKTGEQVLYQGAHSDWVRDTVFTVENESPHVLSVSRDMTVKLTEVETNRFIDNVTSITPGALKGGINSIARHPERDEIVVGGSDGVPKVYRVFRITARKIGDDSNLIKSLQPMTGRVFGVAVSPDGKRIAAVSSLDGKGELSVSSYEFDTKLPDDLKAISAKLVRSRTPEEKKKLDDYRSKDIKQIANVKIDDSPLYAVAFHPNSRQVAVAGGDGTVRIIDTETGQPITTFAAAPVSQSSEQSQPVATNDLTWADSPLAGKETLPEGTAVTALTIQPSSVSLNNAFDYTQLLISGTLDSGDTIDVTRIAELQHDGAIVDITPSGFVKPKTDGTAKLVVKVGAVSVEVPMTVSGVGQPFVADFRTHVNPILSRVGCNQGTCHGSQKGKNGFKLSLRGYDPIYDIRAFTDDLAARRTNVASPANSLMLMKASGAVPHEGGQLFKPSSNYYEVVRNWVANGAKLDLSTPKVASISILPQNPVIQKIGSPQQIRIVATYADGSTKDVTREAYIDSGNTEVAVTNRWGLMTAIRRGEAPILARYEGAYTATTLTVMGDRDGFEWKEPESWSEIDKLVADKWQRMKIQPSGLCSDTEYLRRVHLDLTGLPPTAEQVRAFLADESETKVKRAAVVDQLIGNEDFVEYWTNKWADLLQVNRKFLGPEGSQAFRDWIRTEVAANTPYDKFVQQVITADGSNKDNPAASYYKILREPVDIMENTTHLFLGVRFNCNKCHDHPFEKWTQDQYYETAAYFARVGLKADPASGKRKIGGTAVEGAKPFYEVVFEKKDGEITHDRTGSVAPPEFPFDCDYDCPKEANRRQQLAAWITSPDNHYFAKSYVNRLWGYMLGVGIREPIDDLRAGNPATNPELLDYLTAEFVKSEFNVRHMLHLICKSRTYQLSLETNQWNEDDTQNYSHAIARRLPAEVLYDAIHRVVGTTSNIPGVPSGTRAAAIPDAGVKLPDGFLDNLGRPVRESACECERSADLQLGPIMALIGGPTVGTALDDPNSELAKLAKKIGDDRALIDELFIRILNRPATDVEIDATLASVGQIESDHQQLTKMLTEREEWWKEERPKLEASREKAIAEAKSELASFEKEIAPRRAEEEKARAEKQAAAQADFDKYNAETTKHASEYLAKHNSDAEWFLLESDTLTAPKGVSLERLSDRSIKATGKADKGAYTITVKTSLKDITAFRIEALQDTSLEGNGPGLPANGNFVVTEFDVQAAAAAKPAEFAKVDLANAQADFLQGGFNIALAIDGNTGNQNAWAVANAGGVTHWATFETKQPVGGDGGTILKFIIHQNHTAKEHLLGRFRISATQKAKPGLSLPESLKAIASVPADQRTDAQNATAVAWFGKSDATLAAKRAALNEAKKPLPEDPGVTERKERLGFVSQEITEDGKLVRLRADVEFSKKQLEAKRLTATQDLAWALINSPAFLFNH
- a CDS encoding alginate export family protein — translated: MITRVLTIVVAVSLNSISGATVTEAADACGDVCGEGCTTSGCVGDTFNAIDWLHGERSLFDGINKKDENGWSYSVGAQLRHRYMDESDRLRPGGPGDSTYHLWRFTPNLKVSYGDTFETFVEAIDASAFGYDAPLSPLGIDENRADLLQAYVDLKIADIEGGGSVKYRYGRQLLKYGSQHLLSPLAWSNTFRNFEGHKVMYSGSDWNVDGFHLNSVNNAAGGIARPTSFDHADQSRTISGVYSTYKGMENQTLDLYWLWFQEDERVANRMGGDRHTIGARLAGNQAVKECDQVVGTWNWDFEGAWQFGKDDFLTGANQDVNAGFFSAMSGYTFNQATWSPTISGLFYWGSGDSDPADGEINTFYSLYPLGHAYWGIIDNFSGQNLLDFGITASVKPSEKLTLLAAWHAFRAAKTGDNLYNIAGAPFAMAPGERDLGTEVDLVGTYTFSKNLNTQVGYSWFFYGDAVDRSAFARPDASQFYVQTTLSF
- a CDS encoding DUF1501 domain-containing protein — translated: MLHIKGEAGKDVCDSNLGRTRRDVLRVGGSSMLGLSLANMLQLKSATAANKSDIAGGPGWGKAKSIIMCYLQGGPSHLDLWDPKENVPENVKSVFSNISTKLPGVQFTENLPKLAQINDKFTMIRSMSYTPNGLFNHTAAIYQMMTGYTTDKVSPSGQLEPPSPKDFPNFGSNIVRLRPVDEPMLPFVMLPRPLQESSVIGKGGTAGFLGKAYDPYQLYPSGDDMDMSKMTRIKIDDLKLRPEVFSVRLNRRAKLRNTINAGMPKIDNAVKDLNLNQYYEQALDLIVSGRARESFDLAAESHTTRERYGRNTFGDSCLLARRLVEAGTRVVEVIWPKVANSDNHSWDHHTGLTKRMKTQSAPMLDGAVSGLIADLDERGMLKETLVVVVGEFGRSPQRGVSTSGNGNSDDGRDHWPYCYTGIIAGAGVKRGNVHGKSDKTASAPLEDPVHPQELLATIYHSFGIDPETMVYNHLNQPRELVKGQAVSAFFA
- a CDS encoding four helix bundle protein; the encoded protein is MKVSAKKSFHDLVVWRKAHEFKLSVYKATKNFPTDERFGPASQLRRSAASITANIAEGCGRGSDADFGRFLQMAAGSASEVEYHILVARDLGYIDTQIDAASNSQVIEIKRMLTALIKKLEADR